In Brachypodium distachyon strain Bd21 chromosome 5, Brachypodium_distachyon_v3.0, whole genome shotgun sequence, the genomic window gagGAGTACATTGTTTTCAATTGCAAACTATGTATCGACCTTATGTAGGTTGAAATTGAAATTGCAATTGTGCTTCTTTTCCAATATTCACTCAAGCGCATGACCTATGACGTACCAGGGTGATGCAGTATTGTTCAGTGTCATCCTAATTGATGAATCAGGCATGCAATCAAAGAAATCATTCATCCTTTTCGCAGTTTAGCTTTCCCTGAGTCTCATTTCCCTACGATCTAGCGATCAAAACACCTTACGGCTTAGCTGTCTATACAGTACGACATTGACGTATGAAATGAGTATAGGACAGACACCTGGCTCATGATAGGATTGAGTTCGTCTTTGCAATTGAACTATTTAGACAATGAAAGAGGCGCCCTGAGACTCCACTGTCAGTACACCTGTCTCTTGGCCTCTGGTAGAATAGGTAGCTATACGCCTATACCACAATCATGCAAGTGACCTGACCTATCGTATTGCCGCAATGCACCATTGTCGTGCTCAACTGAAGAAAGCATCAAAAAGCGTCCCAGAAATTTCGCAGGGAGAAAGCAAAACTCTCAAGCGCCACTCCCTTTGCTGTTTCGTCCACGGCTCACGCTTCACACCCCCACGCCCCGTTTCGTCGCCACGCGTTTGATGTTCACCGCAGTTAGGTAGCTCACGCAGATGGTTTCCTGATGCATCGATCCTTGCTGGCGATCGACGTAATCGCTGGCCTATTTAAGAGAACACTGTTACCACGAGCTCATCCGCACCGGTAACTAGGCTAGCCATCACAGAGTGACAGTACTGTCGCCATGAAGATGTCTTGCTTCCTGGTGGTGCTCATGCTGGCATTCGCCACGGGGAGCAGGCCGTCGCTCGCCGCGGGCCGCGAGAGCGGAAGCAGCCTGGGCCGCGAGCTGGGTGAGTTcatcgccaaggccggcgactTCTTTAGCTCCGCGGGGCGGGCGGGCGCGGACGGCTGGCACTcggccgcggccacggacGTGGAGGCCGCCTCGGCGAGGCCGTCGTCCGTGAAGGGATCTGGCCGCGGCACGAGCGCCGCGGGGCGGAAGCGGCTGAAGAAGGCGTCCGTGAACTGCATCCCGGCGGAAATGTGCCGGAGGAAGAAGGTGCTTTGCGGCAAGCGGTGCTACAGGACGTCGCGCGCCGGGGCCACGGCCGGAGCAGGGGCCAGCCTCAGCCACATCCCCTCCAACAAGTGCGTTGTCCGGTGCAAGAAGTGCGTGCCCACCTGCTAGAGAATGAACATCGTCGAGCCCTCGACGTACCTCTCCCATCGATCTAGATTTCACTTCgtggatgcatgcatacatagtTGCCATTGCTGGCTTCCTGATCGGTTCCGTGTCGTGTCGTCGTCGATATATCGTACGTGTTGTTGGCGCTTTCTTTTACTTACTTTCCGTAGGGTTCGAACATGTTAATTGAATAAACAGGCAAGCCTCGTGCCgatctcatgcatgcatgcagtaggTATTGGATTTCCATTCTGAATGTACTGATCAAGTTTGGCTGTGATCTCACCTGGTAAAAATAGTACTACTGCCGCATATGTTTCTTCCACGTGAAAATGTCAGTTTTACATAGAGatcgaaacaaacaaaatcgTCAACCCCGAACGTTCCGCAGCTTCCTGAATACGCAAAAGTCATGGGCTCGTGCGGTTGTGGCTGGGGCATGGCGCTGTCGGCTTCGTGACGACTCTAGGAACAGGTGGCCGGAGACCAGAACATGTCATGGATGATGTCTGTACTACTACTCACTTCAGGTTGATTTTGCCAATTTTGCTCTTTGGATAGATGTGTCTACTCATGATCCATCATGACCATGTAAACCGTTTGTGGTGCCAAGACAAAGGGCCTTTTGCTGTTACCGTCGTTGTACTGCACAATAACTACATGTATCTGTTTGCGGTTGAGGGCTTGAGCTAGCTCTGAATGAATGACAATTAATTATATTTTCCCAAGTGGCGAGAGTGCAGGGCTGCAGAGACAGCCTCAATCGGTGTAACAATCCGTAACATGTGAAACTTTCCTCTTCCGTAGCGGAATCCCAGCTTGATCGGTCCAAGATCAAATCCTTCGCGCGACACGTCTCTGCCGATCGAACATCATCGTCCACCGCTCTGGCCCCGAACCATGGACACGTCAGAGATATATATTGTCTCCCTCATGTCCGTTCTGCTATCCTTGCATTTATTCGGCGGCCCGTGCGTCTCTGGTACTCCTGCTCTCCACCGATCGTTCATTATGTTGATCGGAGATCACTCCCAGCCTCTAATAAGAAACGTTCTTCTTGCACGCTTGTGTAAACACTCTAGAGTTCGGGGCTATGTACGCGTGCAGGAACAACGTTTCTTATTAGCATCCACTAtccaacattttcttttcatctaaaaaagcatttcttttctcctctgtGCGGTAGTACAGTTTTCAGTCAAATCATATGGCCGGGGCCAGCCGGCCAGGACAGGAGACTCAGGGGAGTCAGGAAGGAAGACATGCATCCTATGCAGGGGGAACCCCACAAGCACAGAGCAGAAACAGTGTGCGGTGCATCTGATCGCCTCTGCATACGCTGCTACAGTAGTACGCCGGGCAGGAGGGACGGCTGGCTGGGGCGCTCATTTTGCACGCATCGGTCGATGGATCGGCGTCGCCGTCGCGCGGTTGCGCATCTTTTCAGAGGAAGCCAAACAGAAACAGGGGGCTTTCCGGCAGGGCAGCAGGGGCTATCGATGGTGCATCCTGGCCGGTCAGGTATGGGCGCGGGGCGGCTAGGTAGTAGTAGCAGCCGGGCGTACGGGCAGTTGAGGCCTTGAGGGGGATAGATTGGATCAGGTAACGCGCGCGGTTGGAGCTGCGCAGGGGAAGGCGGAAGCCCATTACGGCCAGAATCGACGTCCAACTGCATCCAGCAGAGGTATACCCGACGGCACGATTTTTCCATATTGCCCGCGGCACAAAGCAGCGAAGCCAATAAGGCTCGATACGGAGTACAACTCTTCCCGTACAACGCTTTGTTGGGTCAAACCTTGACTCTAGCTCGTCTTGTTGGGAAGATGGCAGATCAGGTCTTTGTTTCCATTCAGAACTCAACAAGGGGGGTTGAATAGAGACGAAAGTTCGTTTTGGCAACAGATGGGCTCGATGCTACCTTACGGTGGCATGGTACTGCCGACCGGCCGGCACGTACGTTTCGTTGTCGCAACGGTGAGGCACCAGGGCTAATTCGAGCAGAGTCTCagcggcatgcatgcagcaacCGGGGGATCGAGTAACGCTTGCCTGCAAGCCGTTGGTGAAGGGGAAGCGCCCTTGACGACCTAGCGCTAGGAACTAGGGAAAGAGTCAAATTTAAACAAGCTACACACACCGATTACCGAGGCAAATTTCTCTATAGGACAGGAGTCAACTCGCATTCATGCATAACCATGATCTGTTCGCTGGTGGCAGATACTAGCAGCACCGGCGGGTTTTCTTTTGAGGAGTTTAGTTTATTAATTTGACATTTGCAATACTGCAGTCTGCAGGTACTAGCAGCCGTGTGTGGGGTGCCCTTTCACTCTTCAGAGACCGTGTCGCTGCCTCGCTGGCCCAATATTGTTGGCTTCGGACGTACTACTCCAGTAATCGTACTGCGACTATATAGTGAAAATACTCTTTCATataggcaaaaaaaaagttgccaAAAAATAATATAGGCATTTGGCATATTTGTCAGCACATGCTTGACCGGTTGAGCCTACGATCTCCGATCTCTGCATCCACTGGTCCAGAGAAACCAAGTTTAAATTTAAAAGCAGATCGCGTCAATATATAAGTGAATCAAGAATGAATAATTATAGGACAATTATATATGGAGATAAAGGGCGGCCGGACGGACGGGCAGCGGGGCAGCAGAAGGCAAGAAAGCTGGAGCTATGGCACCAACGTCTACCGGTACCCCCCCTGTAAATTAAATGCCACCTGCATCTCGTCTCCTCGCTCTTCATGGTGCGTGGCGCTGTATCGCCGTACCCGTAACGTGTTTTCTCATGGCCGGCACAGCATCCACTTGACTGCCCATTTTGTGTGCCTGCGGCGTCAACGTAGCGATCGAACACGCACGGCTGTGTGCGCAACCCATGTGTGACTCGTGATTTGGCATGCGTTGTGTCCTGGCCGAGCGACCGCGCCGTACGTCGGGAAAGCCGGATTCGGTTTCGTATACCCATGTCACAGTACTTGGCCGGCgcttgtgtgtgtttgtggtGATAAAAATCACAAGGTTTGAGTTGGCGAAAGCAAGGGTTGGGAGTCACACACCaacatgcatcatgcatgcaggttGACTGTACTGGTCTATATACACAACGAGAGGAATTAGCTTCAGTTTAAAAAAGAACGTAAGGACCAGTAACAATTTCTAAATTGATGAAGCTAGTGCCACATCATAAAGCTAATTGTTAACTGCACCCAAAAAATTGTGTAATTTGAAGTGCAGCCATTGCAACTAACAACTTCCGTCGGAATACCGGTCTTGGATGTTCCTCGCTCTTGATTCACTCGATTCTCAAATGTATGAACAATAGAAAATGCAGGGTTGAAACATGACATATATACTTCCAAAAAGAAACATGACATATAATATTTTATGCGAGAATAAGCAAGACAGGTCGTTTGATTGTGGCAAGGAAATTTCTATGAATCTAaccataaaaataaaagaagccCGCTAAAAAAATGTTCGAAATCGAAGAAGCCGTAAAGGTTTATGACTCATTGGTATTGCATCCATGTTCTCTCAGACTTCTCGAATATTTTACCTCAAAAAAGACTTCCTGAATATTTCAAATGTATAGAATAAGAAATAGGATAAATGCATAAATCGGGCCATGTATACTTTACTTCCACCGGCCTTTTGACAATGTGGGATCCTTCAGAAAATTTATCAGAAAAACGATTGTTGCTTATGCCCCATTGAGATGTGTGTAacgaaaaaaatgcaaaaaattgCACATTAGCACATTACAAAGTCGACGTAACTTGAGCATGCGTGAGTTTGTTTAGGACACTTgcttcataaaaaaaagtgtttttAGAGACATTTGGGCTCCCGAGCGCACCTGCACCGTGAATAGGTTGTAAATTAAAAATACTTTAAATTGATGCAAAGCTTGTTCAAGTCTATAGCGTGCTTGTAAATTTCATGTCAAAAGAAGCATTTCCAGGACTAATTATGTTTGCAGTGATctataaaataaaagaactAGTACTAAACTGTCCTTTGTTCACAAGACACAAAACTTATCATTTTTGCACGAAAATTTACACACACTTAGGAGACTTGCATTGAATGTGTGTGATCTTTGAAATTTCTTGACATTGGAaacctattttttttcatacgggagccggtagtcttCTGTTTTATGAATTTCTTGTTTCATCTAGGGAAATGTCATGAAAAGAATGTCTTGtatggatttttttaatgATTTGTTTCGTATAAAATATGAGCGTGACTATATCTCAGTCACCTGAAGCAAAAGTCTCAAATCTCAGTTGAAGAATCAGGGATCGTTGGACTGATAACTAAACGTTGTTccactatttttcttttcgtcGCTCAATCCAAATCTTAAAACACAAACCATATCCAATGGTTGAGGAATGAACTTATTTCTATTAAAAATCCGGTGCCTTAGATATAACAAAAgagatacttcctccgatcctaaattgtcgtcgaaatattacatgtatctaaacgctctttaaaaatagatacattcatatttgggcaaatttgagtcaagaatttaggattagaGCGAGTACAATACAGTGCAAATGAAAGCTCAAGAAAAACTACCGATCGACTATCCACGCAATTTGATTTTTGTTACGGTATCACACTAACACAGTCACAAGGATTTAAATCGTGCCCCTACAACTCCGTAAGCCTATTATAAAGgtggttttctttcttttcttttcttttcttttctttctgggAGGATTCTTTGGTGTGTTTCGTTCATACGAAAAATCCTATACGGTCACACAAAATTTCTCCGAGACGTACTGCTTGGTTCCAGCTAAGACCTAGTCCTACAAGTTGGCACTGTGTATGAGTAGAACAGAAGTAGTGATCGAGTAGGACCTCGGCTGTCAGCCAAAGCCTAAAGAAGACAATTGGTTGTCCGTTTGTTAATAGGTGGCCTCTCTGATtgctccatccatccattaACTCCCTCCTttattatgcatgcatgcttttctTCTTTATAACTCTTGCCCTGCTGCCCCTCCCTCCTAGAACCAGAGCACTGCAGCAGGGTAAACCCAAGTCTCCCTTCCTTCCCCATCGCACATCCCATCGCGTCCTCCGCCGATCTCTCCTCCGGCCGGCCTCCCCCTCCGAGGAGAGCTAGCTCGAGCTAGCCatgagaggaggaggagaagcagagAACACGCCGCGCAGGACGGCGGCCGGGCAGGCCATGGTGGAGCTGCAGGCGAACGCGGCCACGGCGACGTCTGCCAGCGGGGCCATGGTGGTGGGCCTGAGCCCGCTGAGCGAGACGCTGTGGCGGGACAGCAAGTCGCTGCCGGGCGCCGGGGCCGCGCTCATCGGCGAGGTGTCGGCGCGGCTGACGTGGAAGGACCTGTCGGTCACCGTGGCGCTGGGCCCCGGGAAGACGCAGACGGTGCTGGACGAGCTCACGGGCTTCGCCGAGCCCGGGTCGCTGACGGCCCTCATGGGCCCGTCCGGGTCCGGCAAGTCCACCCTCCTCGAcgccctcgccggccgcctcgccgccaacGCCTTCCTCTCCGGCAACGTCCTCCTCAACGGCCGCAAGGCCAAGCTCTCCTTCGGCGCCGCGGTACGTACACACCTAGCTTATTATCTTACCCGTCATCCTTTTCTTGCCTTATTCACTTGTTTTACTTGTAGTATCCGGCAGCAAAATCGCTACTAGCTACTACTTCTGGGCATCGAACTGTTACTTTCATCCATTTACGTGTTCTTAGCCAAGTCCAGTATGTAGCGATCCATCCACAAGCGTTTCCTCATGCCGTTTCGGAACATGTGAAAGCTAGCTAACCCCTCATGCATAATACGTTTTGGAGCAGTACTAGTATATACTAGTAGTAGAGCTAGCAGACGTGCACCGTTGCACTTGCACGCGGCGGCTAATTAAATCTGCACCGATACACGGGCGTAGTGATCGATGCCGCCATCAAGATCCACGGGGTACCCGCGCGACCACTTCTCGATTCGGCTCGTTTTATTTCGCATCTGCCCGGCCCAGATACACGCAGTCATGCAtatggctggctggctggctggctgcccCTACAGTCCTACACTCCCTACGGGCAAGAGCGTGTGGAGTGGTTGGGGCACAGCAGTTAATTCGGTCTGGTTTCTGATCCTGGCTGGAGCCTTCAATTCAGCATCGTTCATACAGATCTCGTACGCAACGtttcattttctctttttcgAGGGCAGAACCGTCGTTCCAGTGTTCAAAATCTAAATAAAACACAGCTGGTCGatcctggctagctagctagctagctagtgcaaCCTACCCAACATAAATACAGCCAGTTGTAGTATTTGTTTACTATACTGTTCCGAATTTATGACATCATGTGCTACTGCTGGGTTTACACTTCGCAATATAGGTAATTTTTCCTTTAACGGTAGATCCTTGACACGAGTAGTAATAGCAATTTTCGAATCATCACGACTGACATGAACCAATTCCATGCTTGTATTGCTCTGAATCTGAACTGAACTATCCTTGTGGCGCATATGCAGGCGTACGTGACGCAGGACGACAACCTGATCGGGACGCTGACGGTGCGGGAGACGATCGGGTACTCGGCGCTGCTAAGGCTGCCGGACAAGATGCCGCGGGAGGACAAGCGGGCGCTGGTGGAAGGCACCATTGTGGAGATGGGACTCCAGGACTGCGCCGACACGGTCATCGGCAACTGGCACCTCCGCGGGgtcagcggcggcgagaaGCGCCGGGTCAGCATCGCGCTCGAGCTCCTCATGCGGCCCCgactcctcttcctcgacgagcCCACCAGCGGCCTCGACAGGTACTTACGTTCGTACGACGAGCTGTGGAGAAGTGTGATGTGGTTGGGGAATTGAATTAAATCAAGGGATCTGACCGGCGAGGGGGGTTGCCGTGTGGTTTGCACAGCTCCTCGGCCTTCTTCGTGACGCAGACGCTACGGGGCCTGGCCAGGGACGGCAGGACAGTGATTGCGTCCATCCACCAGCCCAGCAGCGAGGTGTTCGAGCTCTTCGACATGCTCTTCCTGCTCTCCGGGGGCAAAACCGTCTACTTCGGCCAGGCATCGCAAGCATGTGAGGTGCGTACTACTCCAGTAATCAATTCCTTGCAGAGATATATTACAACCTACTAGTACTAATTACTGCTGCGAAATAATTCTAGTAACCGTGCTTCTGCATGCAACACAACTATACGACGCTTGGTTTGAGTTAATGGGTCCTTGTTTGTACGTACGGGCTTGATCCCTGATTGCAGTTCTTCGCTCAAGTTGGCTTCCCATGCCCGCCTCTGAGGAATCCCTCGGATCATTTCCTGAGGTGCGTCAACTCGGACTTCGACAAGGTGAAGGCCACCCTGAAAGGATCAATGAAAGCAAGGGTAAGAAGGGAACCTGATAATACTGGATATATTCATGAACTTTGCCAACTTGTGCAAATGATCTAATTTTACCACATTCTTTCATGAAAAGATCGAGAGGTCCGATGATCCTCTGGATAAGATAACCACATCAGAGGCCATCAGAAAGTTGGTTTCATCCTACAATAGATCACAGTACTACTACGCTGCTAGGGAGAAAGTTAATGACATCGCACGAATAGTACGTTATCTCATATACTGTTCCCCCCTATTTTAATGTCTTCATAATTACGATTGCATCCAGGACAAGAAATGACCAGAAGAAACACCTATGTTATTTTGCTGCAGAAAGGGACAGTGCTGGATTCAAGTGGCAGCCAGGCCAGCTTCTTGATGCAGGCTTGTACACTGACCAGGAGATCGTTCATCAACATGTCAAGGGATTTCGGCTATTACTGGCTCAGGCTCTTGATCTATCTCCTTGTGACCGTCTGCATTGGCACAATCTACCTAGATGTTGGCACCAAATACACATCCATCCTGGTAAGCATGAAATAACTGATTAGTGATTATCTGGGCCAGAAAGCTATAATTCTGTGATCTGATGTAGTCACATGTGGAATAACATGAAAccaactacttcctccgtccaacaaaggatgtctcaattttgactaaatttaaatgcatctatacattaagtcatgtctagatacattcaaattttgacaaacttcagacatcttttgttggacggagggagtactagttttAATGCAACACCTCCCTCTTCTTTACAGGCCAGGGCTGCATGTGCCGCATTCGTCTTTGGATTTGTCACCTTCATGTCTATTGGAGGATTCCCTTCATTCGTGGAAGAAATGAAGGTGaattttctgatttctgacAACAAATTTCATCTTGGAGTTGGAACTGCTATGAAAAATGTGCTAACAAATTTCATTCACAGGTTTTCCAGCGGGAGCGGCTTAACGGGCACTATGGTGTTGCAGCATTCGTTATCGCAAACACCCTCTCGGCGCTGCCATTCCTGATACTGATATGCTTCTTGTCGGGAACAGTATGCTACTTCATGGTGCGCCTTCATCCTGGTTTCTCGCACTACATCTTCTTCGTTTTGAACCTCTACGCCAGTGTCACCGTGGTTGAGAGCTTGATGATGGCCATTGCAAGTGTCATACCCAATTTCCTCATGGGTATCATCATAGGAGCTGGAATACAGGTACATTTTTGTTCCCATTTCTTCATTTCGCGTCGTATACTCTTATGTTCTGTAGTTATGTCAATTCAAATAATGAATATCCTTTGCTGCCTATTTCTTGAAAATATGGTGCTCGTGGGTGGCCAGTAAATGGAAAAGAGAATTGCAACTTAATTGCTTCGAATCTATGTGCATTTCTCCTTAAAGGTAGGAATAATTAAAGAACCTTGCTAAATTAAAGGGAAAAAGGAAGCTTGATTTTTCTCTTTGGTACAATTTTTAAGCCTGATTTTTATGGCATAAGATGTCGCTGCTGCTCCTACCAATCCCCTGGATCTTGCCAGAATCACTGATGCCTTAACTTGTTTTGCTGTGTTGCTGTTGTCTGTCTTTTGCTGATGAACTGTCTGAATTTGGTCTGTAATAACTTGCCACTTACCTTTGTTAGGGGTAGTTTAGGGGCAGGTTTTCGTCCCATGGTCAGATCCTGATTGCAGGATCTGGTCAGTGGGTTTCCTGCCCGCCGTAGAACCTCCTGGTGCTCTCTGCTcccccctttttttctctcttcgaTCCTTTGCTGTGCTGATGGGTCGATGACACTGTATTTCCGTTATGAAAATTAATGGAGAGGGAAGAGATCCCGggttgatattttttatgtagCATAAGATATGATCATCACTAGAGGACACCAAATTTCAATAGTGCTCTCTGGGCCAGAATGATATCAAAAGGCATCAATAACATAAAACATCAAACTTGACAAATAAATCAGTGCTCAACAGTATTTTAGTTGTACTATATTCTGAACAGTGAATAATATTGGAGCTTTACTATATGCTGACCACAGTTGCAGTGTAAGTGTGTAACTAGAGCACTGTAATGCACTCTTGTTTTCCTCCTTAATGAGATGGACAGATTTTCTTTcacgaaagaaaaaaaagatccaaGACAACATGAGATCTTTTAAATATCTTATTTTTCAATAGACTctaaggctggtcatagtgacGAGTAACTTAGAATAGTAACATGCATGGAGGTAGTAACTTATGTGTGGTGTCATGTATTGTGTCATTAATTATCTTATAGACTCATCTTGTCTTgctttgtgtgatgttatggtaacatatctagttaccacttccctctttttcttcatttattgCCATGCTATGTCACCAAAATGCTTAGGTGGCATCTATGTTACTATCCAAATTACTTTCACTATGACTAGCTTTAGCTTCAGCAGAAATACACAATAATTAATTCTAACTCCCACGTGATAAAGAAAAGTAAAAGCTTGTCTTATTTTTAAGTTACTagtttatatatatgtataaaaaAGGTTACTACTGTCTTATGTTACTTGCTCAAACTTTTCTACCTGAGAAATTGCCTTACAATTTTTTTCGGACAGGGAATATTTATGCTCGTCTCTGGATACTTCAGACTTCCGTATGACATCCCCAAGGTTTTCTGGAGATACCCAATGCAGTACATCAGCTTCCATTACTGGGCACTGCAGGTAAATTTGGTTGCTATAGACTAGTGCGACACAGCGGATTCCAGTATGAAATTTGACATCAAACTCTATCCATCTACAGGGCCAATGCCAGAATGACATGGATGGTCTCGTATTCGATAATCAATACCCAGACCAACCGAAGATCCCTGGAGATTTCATCCTGAAGTACATCTTTCAGATCAACGTGAACCGATCAAAGTGGATCGATCTGTCGGTCATTTTTAGCATGATCTTCATTTACCGCCTGTTGTTCTTCATCATGATCAAGGTAAACGAGGATGTGCTGCCCTGGGTTCGCGGCTACATCGCGAGGAAAAGGCTTCAGAAGAAGGTTCCTGCCATCGGCAAGACACCTTCCCTAAGAGGCTACGTTGTGGATCCAGAGCTTGGTCCAAACGACAGCTAGAAAGATAAGCTGGTTGCTGGGTAGCACAAATAGGCAAAAATTTCCTACCGGTTCTTGGCGTAATATGTATCTATGATCAGAGAAACTGGTATTTTATACGTTTTGGAAGTGAAGCTGATTTCGGTACaggtacatacatacatgtaatgCGTGTCGAAATGGCATCAGCGGATGCAGAGTGACACAATTGGTTGTTCGGAAATTTATTGGTAGTGTCTTGAAAGGCTGTAGTGGTTGACAGAAATGGCTGGGGGCACTAAAGGCCGAAAGCAGCGCACAGATGACTGAACTGTATCAGCAGTTCAGCACATTGATTCTGCTCGCTTGCAGTTTACTGAAGCGATGGTATTGAAGTTACAATAAAGATCCATTTGATGTGGGTGGACAACAGATCAATGCCATAACTGCGATTAGATAGTTTGACAGGTATCCAACATTCCACATGGAATCATTCAAGTTGTGTTTGTAAAAAATATCAGGAGTGCTACAAGCCACTGCTTTCCTAATGCGATATATACAAGTCACTGCTGGCCAACAATAATAGATAATGCAGCGCAGTGATTAGCACCACGAACGATAGATGTGAAGCCAAACCATGGACGTTAGTACAGGACGCGTGTACCGTGTACAGAAAGATGTATGGTGCTAAACTGCGAATGCCTTAAAACGATTTACTCGGGTCCCCTTGTACCAGGCAGAGGACAGCAATAGTCGCTCTGTTCATTTTCTCTAAAATCCGTTCCAGAACACCTACTTTCTGGAATGCACATAACATCACACAGGGAATCCAATGTTTGTTTCCACTTCAGCCTTCCAGGCAGTCAAATGAGGTAAAATTAGACCAAGCTTTTACCGTAGATTGGATGAAGCTGGAGTAGAAAGGTCAGTCAGATAGTAAATGTGACCTTAAATGCCATGGGTTGTTTTTAATTGTAGTTTCTGCATTCAGATATCACTCGGACACAGTGACACTCTTTagcttgctttttttttttttataaaagtAGGATCAAGGATCCCAGAACTTTATTCATTAGTAGTGAGCTTAGCACATAGTACAACAGGACCCTCTAAAGACTGGGAAATACAAACAAGTccctgaactttgcaaaaagTACCCAGAACAAGGATGAAGAAAAGCAATCGGGTCCTCAGCCTCCTCTAGGTGatctcctcgccgtcgccgggtaCGGCACCACTTGGGACGACGAAACTGCCATGGCGCTCGTCCATGGCCACCGATCGGAGGATGAACTGCCTCCCATTTAGCCACTCGGCAGGGAGGAATAAGGTTGGCCGCCCTTCGGCCTGAAGACGCAGCAGCCAGGAGGAAGCCAGCGGCCATTTACAGGCGCCGTAGCTCCTCCGCGATGACTGCCACTGATGTGCTCAATCACGATCTGAGAACTCCAGCCCGCCGCTTCCTTCTCGCCGGAGAATCACCGCCATGGTGACCACAGCAGCGAGGAGAAAAGCTACTGGATCCCTTGCAGAACAGAGACACCACAAGCTTCGAGCTTATTTCTGGAGTTGCCGGCGATGACCTCCGCAGCAACCgaccgccggccgccacgaGAATCCCCACCGCCAAGCGCCGCTCGCCGTTGCTCGACCACGGCCACGGCAGACTCCCTAACGGCATAGCGCCACACCCCGGCATCAAGCCGAAATCCCTTAAGGGGCTACTACCTACAGGGGAGCTCCGAgcacctcctccatctccttccCGACCGGCAATGCC contains:
- the LOC100831304 gene encoding uncharacterized protein LOC100831304 — its product is MKMSCFLVVLMLAFATGSRPSLAAGRESGSSLGRELGEFIAKAGDFFSSAGRAGADGWHSAAATDVEAASARPSSVKGSGRGTSAAGRKRLKKASVNCIPAEMCRRKKVLCGKRCYRTSRAGATAGAGASLSHIPSNKCVVRCKKCVPTC
- the LOC100831606 gene encoding ABC transporter G family member 11 produces the protein MRGGGEAENTPRRTAAGQAMVELQANAATATSASGAMVVGLSPLSETLWRDSKSLPGAGAALIGEVSARLTWKDLSVTVALGPGKTQTVLDELTGFAEPGSLTALMGPSGSGKSTLLDALAGRLAANAFLSGNVLLNGRKAKLSFGAAAYVTQDDNLIGTLTVRETIGYSALLRLPDKMPREDKRALVEGTIVEMGLQDCADTVIGNWHLRGVSGGEKRRVSIALELLMRPRLLFLDEPTSGLDSSSAFFVTQTLRGLARDGRTVIASIHQPSSEVFELFDMLFLLSGGKTVYFGQASQACEFFAQVGFPCPPLRNPSDHFLRCVNSDFDKVKATLKGSMKARIERSDDPLDKITTSEAIRKLVSSYNRSQYYYAAREKVNDIARIKGTVLDSSGSQASFLMQACTLTRRSFINMSRDFGYYWLRLLIYLLVTVCIGTIYLDVGTKYTSILARAACAAFVFGFVTFMSIGGFPSFVEEMKVFQRERLNGHYGVAAFVIANTLSALPFLILICFLSGTVCYFMVRLHPGFSHYIFFVLNLYASVTVVESLMMAIASVIPNFLMGIIIGAGIQGIFMLVSGYFRLPYDIPKVFWRYPMQYISFHYWALQGQCQNDMDGLVFDNQYPDQPKIPGDFILKYIFQINVNRSKWIDLSVIFSMIFIYRLLFFIMIKVNEDVLPWVRGYIARKRLQKKVPAIGKTPSLRGYVVDPELGPNDS